In Carya illinoinensis cultivar Pawnee chromosome 9, C.illinoinensisPawnee_v1, whole genome shotgun sequence, the following are encoded in one genomic region:
- the LOC122277447 gene encoding oxysterol-binding protein-related protein 3A-like, whose translation MASTDRKQGSGFLASIATSLTNFGSAMTKSVNGLLGHEGLEVVNPEGGTEDSEEEAKRGRWRQEDQDGYWKMMQKYIGSDVTSLVTLPVLIFEPMSMLQKMAELMEYSYLLDLADECEDPYMRLVYAASWFISVYCAIQRTWKPFNPILGETYEMVNHGGITFIAEQVSHHPPISAGHAENEHFIYDITSKVKTKFLGNSLDIYPLGRTRVTLKRDGVVLGLVPPPTKVNNLIFGRTWVDSPGEMILTNFTTGDKVVLYFQPCGWFGAGRYEVDGYVYNAAEEPKILMTGKWNESMSYQPCDLEGEPLPGTELKEAWRVADAPENDKFQYTHFAHKLNSFDTAPNKVLESDSRLRPDRYALEKGDLSQAGFEKSRLEERQRSEKRNREANGHEFTPRWFDLTSEISPTPWGDLEVYSFNGKYAEHRAAVVDSVDETDVTSTEFNPWQYQNLANQ comes from the exons ATGGCTTCTACGGATCGGAAGCAAGGTAGTGGGTTTTTGGCGTCCATCGCTACCAGTCTGACGAATTTCGGTTCCGCCATGACCAAATCAGTCAACGG GTTACTGGGTCATGAAGGCCTGGAAGTTGTTAATCCAGAAGGAGGCACTGAAGATTCTGAAGAAGAAGCAAAAAGAGGCAGATGGAGACAGGAG gatcAGGATGGTTATTGGAAAATGATGCAAAAGTATATAGGCTCTGATGTCACATCATTGGTGACACTTCCAGTACTTATTTTTGAGCCAATGTCCATGCTGCAGAAAATGGCGGAG CTTATGGAATACTCCTATCTGTTAGATCTGGCAGATGAATGTGAGGATCCCTACATGCGATTGGTGTATGCAG CATCATGGTTTATTTCTGTCTATTGTGCAATCCAAAGAACCTGGAAGCCATTTAATCCAATCCTTGGTGAGACTTATGAAATGGTTAATCACGGCGGCATTACATTTATAGCAGAACAG gTTAGTCATCACCCTCCAATAAGTGCTGGACATGCTGAGAATGAACATTTCATTTATGACATAACTTCGAAGGTGAAAACCAAATTTTTAGGGAACTCACTTGACATCTATCCTCTTGGAAG GACACGAGTAACACTCAAAAGAGATGGTGTAGTCCTAGGTTTGGTACCTCCTCCAACAAAAGTCAACAACTTAATCTTTGGGCGAACTTGGGTTGACTCACCAGGGGAGATGATCTTGACGAATTTTACCACTGGAGACAAAGTTGTGCTGTATTTTCAACCATGTGGCTGGTTTGG AGCTGGTCGCTACGAAGTGGATGGATATGTATATAATGCGGCTGAGGAACCCAAGATTCTGATGACTGGAAAGTGGAATGAGTCAATGAGTTATCAACCCTGTGACCTGGAAGGGGAGCCTCTTCCTGGCACCGAACTGAAAGAG GCTTGGAGAGTTGCTGATGCTCCGGAAAACGACAAATTCCAGTATACGCATTTTGCACACAAGTTAAACAGCTTTGACACGGCTCCCAATAAGGTATTGGAATCAGATTCTCGTCTGCGTCCTGATAGATATGCACTCGAGAAAGGTGACCTATCACAAGCTGGTTTTGAAAAGAGCAG ACTGGAGGAGAGGCAAAGGAGTGAAAAGAGAAACAGAGAGGCTAATGGCCATGAGTTCACTCCAAGATGGTTTGACCTCACCAGTGAAATCAGTCCTACACCTTGGGGTGACTTGGAAGTATACAGTTTCAATGGTAAATACGCTGAACACCGGGCTGCTGTTGTTGATAGCGTCGATGAGACTGACGTTACATCAACAGAGTTCAACCCCTGGCAATACCAAAATTTGGCCAATCAATGA